Within the Manduca sexta isolate Smith_Timp_Sample1 unplaced genomic scaffold, JHU_Msex_v1.0 HiC_scaffold_1514, whole genome shotgun sequence genome, the region ggctatataacatcacgctatgaccaataggagcgtagcatttatgaaaaatgttgcagaaTCGGgtaaaaattattccttttgagagcttccgttgcgtacaCTGCggaaacggttaaaattatgcaacaaaCATGAACTATGGAATACATTTCTTAATTTAtggatttatttcaattagaatgAATAAACCAATTAGTATAATAAATCATATACACTtaactaaagtaaaatattaaacacatcaataatgtacttaataactACATGGATTAAACTGCATCGTAAGCTAATTTTACAATAGTGCAAACATTCATACTAGATCATGTTCCAACTAGCCGAAAACacgtcaaaattaaaaacatttaaaaattaaagtttaaaacgttcttaaaaagatacataatataaaaatacaaaaatatattttaaaacaaagttctttaccgcatctgtctgcttgtctgaacgcgataaactcaagaAATACcgaacgaatttcgatgaaatttgatatggaaatagtttgagactctgggaaaGACATGGGgtaattttttatcccgggaaaatatatagcgggacttttatttcggaatactttcacgtgggcgaagctcgaagcaaatgttatatatacctatttacGTCGAATGACTCGTATCAGAAGTAAAGTATagactaatttaataatacccAGGATAACTCCTAGTCTATTTCAGTTTAATTGTGTGCAGATCAAATGGAACGGTATTTTTACTTAGTAATGCTTGTTTCGCAGTCTCGAGACCTAAATTAATGCACTGTGATTGTGTATACCCTAGAAGAATTCCATTAATAAATCCACTTGCAAAACAATCTCCAGCTCCGGACACATTCTCAACGTTGTCTAGTACATTGACttgataaaaagaaatattttcactatCGTTAGTCAAATTATTCACAATTACTACACCCTTCGAACCCATAGTAACAATAAGACATTTAAAATAGTCTGAAACTATTCTCGATAATGcggaaatttcatttaaatcattcgttttttttattttcttatgagGTTCAAGATAGTAAGCCATTGCCCTTAATTCTTTTAAGTTTGGTGAAGTAAAGGTGACAGTAGATTCTTCATTAATGGCTTTTATTGCTTTTCTGCGGTCTGTCGGCTCGAAGAaaactagaaaataaaatatttcgttacaTTCATACTCTTTTCACTGAGGCGTtcatatctattttataaataatatttcataatattaaatatatgctAAAAATCATTACATTATTACTACAAaaggctatttttttatttccacgcAAAAACTCTAGTCCCAGCCTAGTGGTGCGAGGGTCTTCCCTATCCTCACTCCCTCGAGTCCTAACCTCCAATTTGGTGAATTTGACTAGATTATGTACCTACACTATCATTATTCAACTTTGACattaattagaaatataacTACCCACCTGCGGCCCTGCGGCGGGGAAGTGGTGGGGGGATAAAGCACCCTTCCTTCCCTCCCCGTCCCTTACAACCATTCCCGTAATTCGGACTATTAGATTTAAAGCCATCCCcagagcaaacggccttgagcattcgttttATACATTCATGGCACACAAACTACGAGGACGTAATTTTACGAGATTGAGcgaattgaataatattataagtgcacGCGTTCTGAGAGCTTCAAGTAAAGATAACAGATAATAGATAGAAGAAGATAACAGATTCAAGTAAAGATGACAGAGATAACAGAAGATGCAGGAATAACaggcgatccgtcatccgaaactacggatttcgtttttcgaagtagaccctctgatTGGACAATCATTGGCGgccaatgatattttttaatattgagcTATACTTGTTCCTGGTAAGAATAATGTAAGTGCAAAAATAGTAAAACGCGAAAAAAggatgcattttttatttaatcatctgacataaaaagtaataaaaaaaacgttcagCTTGTGATCTCGATTGGCGCAGAGCAGTGCAGCTGTCCGTATCCATACTGCGGACCGCAGTTTAGTAGTCCGTGTTGTAAAATATCTGTGTACAGTGTACGTTAGTATACGCTGTGTCGCGTCACTAACAATCCATAAAGAGCCACACCCCTACTAGaagtaaaaactaaaaagcAATATGTCACCTATCCTTGTCACACAAACAAGTGTTCACTTCGAAAATCAGTAGGtacttcaaagaaaaaaatatttatttcgtgattataatacttaaaatttgaCAATTGAACTTGTTATTCTAAGTGCTGAATGACATAAtctacaaataacaaaattcaatacaaaattaaGTGATTGATGTAAAGTTTATTACAAGAAATTTATCTTTGACTATTTTCGGTTAACTATTTTCAAGGTAAGTGTTACGGTTACACGAATTCATAGAAggtaataagtttatttacgtGTAATAAATGCTGAAGTTTAGTACTTTAGCAATAATTCACTGTAAATAGATTTTGttgtcattgtttattttttgtaacccATAAATGGAACCATCAAAAAACCCTTTTGTTGAGATTGTATTCTTTaagcataaattaaatttattttgtgatagaaaaaacaaatacatatttgaatCCCTAACTTGATAGCTTAATATAGTCCGAAAATGTCCGTTACAAAAATTCTAGGGATTGGTGGAAGGCATGccatacattaattataaagtgttattaaaCTTTTTCCAAATTGCATGTACTTAgtttaaatgtaataacaaaacGTGTGTAACAACATTCTCAATATTGACAGGCAAATGTTTTTGGTATGATATTGTGTTATATGTTATAACTGGAATAATATATGCACAGATCTAAAATTGTTAAGGGTCAACATTATAGTTGTATCTAATCAGAAGTTCCAGTTAGAGTTTCAATGCCAGCTAGTTGGGTtattttcactattatttttccTAGTTTGGGTCATGTTTGTTCACCCATTCTTCTGGCTAAAATAAGGATTAGGGACTGTTTCTTGCAGAATAGTTCTACTaaccatattttctataattccCGAAAGTTGTCCACTTCCTTGTAATATTTCTCCTTAAATTTCAGGCCCCAAAATCTcgcattttttttcttgtgttcACTTTccatttattgaatttttatcaaaattaatccatattaatatcattaaatgtttgtatttaatatatttattgccttttattcaatacatttatttttattgaatttattctattaacttattattgatattatgaaaCAAGCCCAAAGTCCATCCTGCAATAATAATACTACACTCTTTCCAGGCCTCTTAACCACAGATATGTATATAGTAATTGACCAGCACAAGAACAAAAATAGTATTGCATGCTCACCCACATTCTACTctattagaaagaaaaaaaaaattaaaataaataattcaatgtaAATTATCTTTTATGTACAAGACGGTCCTTGAATAAAAGTTATATGATAAAATGTACATCAAATTGTAAATAAGTGAAAGTTACATAAAGAGCAGTTACTGTTAGACAGGACTCTGCAAGTTTCTAAATTAAGTGGAAGCTTTTTCAAAACCTTTGTGACATATTATGTTGTGCTAATCCCAGAAGGTTGAATATCAATGagcatttataatactactgaattatataatatcaatgagcatttataatactagtgaGTCTAGTGTATGTTTTTCAGGATAAAGtaaatagtttcattaatattctCATGTTTTTAACTATATTTCTTATGATTAACTTATATATTTCATGTTGGAAATTAAATACCTTTAAGATGCAAGACAGATAGATAGATTAAATACTACTTGTAGAATTATGAAAACTTTTTGGAtcttatatgaaataaattatttatttgattctgTAAAATCTTAAACATTATTGAGATTCAGTAAAATTTTTACTCTACCATCGGTTCAGAAAACAGTTTCCACACTATTCCCAACCATTCCCACCCTTGCTCTTtgcaaaattagtttaaaaggTATAGAATaggtaatgtataaataatataaaaaaatacatttagtttacCATTTAGTTTACTGCAGCTGATGACTGcagctcatttatttatttgcaaaataaaaaataatcaattccTATACAACTGTAAATATCCAAAAGAGAAGTGGGTAAACCAGTCTACAAAAGTTGCACCTGTACCAAACTATGATGCATGTGTCAGCCATTGGTCTCCTCAAACATGGGGCAGGGAAGTGGAGAAACCAGCATACAACATCGCCGCAGGTACAAACAGTTAGAGAGTATGTCGTGACCAACTTTATAATTCTGTCCCACAGACTGCTGCCGACTTCCACCCATGTAAAACGGATATCAGAAATATTTAGGAGTCCTAAATTTTGCATTAGGCATCTCAAAATATCACATTTGGTGGTTGAGGTTTTGTTTGCAGCTTTGGCTGCCTTAAAAAAGTTTCACTGTGAACCTTTCTGAAGCATGGGTGCACTGCAAAGCAAAAAAGCTTGCAATgcctattatttataaatggttcCAAAGCCATGTAACTACAAGAGAATCTATGATGATAACTAATAGTTTTAGTTTAGAATTTATAACAgattcataaaaatgaatccaataaaattttattttaaattagaaattatagACATGAGTCATCTAGTAAGGCAAAGAGAGTGACACCTACTAtcattaacttataataatttgattttatgtatCATAAAATGGAAGAAGTATGCTTAGTTCCTAAATATGTTTTCAATGTTTTCCCACAACGAACAAACTGTGTGAACTTTTTGGCATTGTCTTTTTGGGTGAATGCTATGAAACACAAACACATTGAGACCGCCATTATGTGTGTTGCGAAACTTGTTACATTCATGCCAGTGTTTGCTATTCACATCTGGTGGGGCTGAGGACCTTGTGCTTGGTGTGAAACAGCACTTCCATAAAAGCACTACTTCAATTTAAGctaattatcaaaattggtaCAATCGAGGTacgctttatttttcaatttcaatgttacataaattaatcGAAATAGTTGTGATGATAATGGTTTCTTAAGTTTTAATtcatgttcttttttttaattaggcgaACTTCAATGCGATGCCTGTAATTGCTATGTTGTAGTTCCGACATTTCGCAATCTTTCaaccttcatggttacgggacGGAGTCCGAATTAAACAAATGGCGATGAAaccgtaaaattaattttatttcaatattatttgtgttttacgTCACTGTCTTGTGATGCcgaaaaaagaaaatgtttaaacGTAGGAAAAAAACTATGTACAATGTTCAGCATTTTAATTCTATCAAATACGAATACCGATCTTACATTATTAAGATGTAGCAAGACGtgttatgtataaatttatataaatattttctgagaTTCAATACAATTGTACGCAAGGAATTTGCTGTTATTTTAGCCTTCAAGATTTACTATACTTATTAGTTTATAGTTTTCACTGACTATACTAACATTCCTAAAGACTTCGCACTTGAAACAATgatataagtactttttttattaatatttattaggatCCGCCtgtactttcaaataacaatgcGGGCATACTTGGCATGCTTACCTATAAATCTTGGCGAATGTATTTTTGAGTTGATGTTGAGACGGCCTAGAAATTTAGGAATAACTCCTTAGTCTCCGCTTTAGAAGTTAGCAGGATAATTAATGACTcagaaataatttgttttgccTCTCAAAACTAGCTGCTCGCGTTGAACTCTTTTCCTGGAACTAATATAGGTACCTAAATCTAAatgtattatactttatttatctttctgtGGCTaaagaataggggaccggcctatgcttgattttgtacattattctatgtgtaatggctttaaatacgaaaaagaagcacttctgcgaaaacagcataaaaattggttaaaaaatgagcgagtaattcatatttaaaatattgtaatgtgcaggagtgggcgtgatgtggggatatcgcttcatctctttctttcgcaattcccgatgacgtcacatgtggatattttgtctcttttctgtttcttgttaattaccccttccaccgaaattcaaatgcttataacttgttgatttttcactggattttaataatttctttggtgttataatttatattatgtaaatatttgataattgttaagataCCTAAGGTCATTTTTAAATctgtaactaaacaagtattggcaagtaaagaatttaaattcacgtctagttagtgattagttcacgcagttgaaagaaaaacgtaaaaataattaattatcatggatatttcggcctttaaaatttaatatgacgaaattttaaaggccgaaatatccatgataattaattatttttacgtttttctttcaactgcgtgaactaatcactaactagacgtgaatttaaattctttacttgccaatacttgtttagttacccagattaaagccgaaacaaaatgtatgaaaatggaccttgaggtatcgccttaagaacaaaaatgagtccggtaccctattaataaagttaccaattgaacagtttttattattatttaatctaattattgttttatgtaaaaaggTATTCattctgttaaaaaatattggccTCCAGATAACTCTATCTTGCATGTCGAGGCCTAAAGTTTTGTAAGTGTATTTAGTAACTACACTTAGATGTTTAGGGTCAGGGCCGTGGCAGGATTGTCGAGTTATGTAAAACAGTGGTCCATTACTCACTGACATGATCTAACTCCTGTGACCAGCGCCCGGTGACAAGTATGCGACatctcatatttatattattataatctttttttagaCGTATGCgtcgttatttttattgttttggaaCACATTCCTGTCAATATTCTTAAATCAACAAATACTgcgcaatatatttttgtcataatatgTTATCATCCTTGTACGGTTCCCGCGAAGCTCATAAACAGGAAGGTATGGTTTTGTGTAATTATGTCTACCTACGTGACTGTTGCTAACACTGTAATTAATTGATCTCACAGACAATGAAGAATAGGAGTTTGGCCGGTAATTGTGGCATtggtgtgtttgttattgcccTTGTCACTGTGGCATTGGCATTTGGCACACCAAGTTGGTTAGTGAGCGACTCCAGAATAAGAAGTGCCAGACTTGACAGGTAATATATTCAATGACAAATCTGCTtttggtggtaggtatctcgtATCCAAGACTCTGTCTGGGTAGTTACCTAAAAGCGTATCGTTTTTGCATTGCAAGCACACTTGTATTCCGAATTGaaggatatttattatttatattcaacggTGGCggcattttttcttttattatagaataaaattttattttaggttgGGACTATGGAACTATTGCTTCAGATCACTGCCAGACCCTCTAGATCAATATCAGAGACGCTTTTTTGTCGGATGTCGTTGGGTTTATGATCCTTTTACAACAGGCTATGATAAGATTCGGGGATATTTGTTGCCAGGTGagatttttgatttaaaaataattaattacttgttAGAGCGTCGTAACGATACTACAAAAAATAGGACTAGCTATTCTTGATCTTTGGTCAGACAGGTATAATTTATACAGTTTTAAGCCCGTTTAAAATATTGGGATGTGTGACGGCTCTGACAACAGTCATAAACACGACAACGTTATATACGAAGTGCGGAAATATCTTAAGGCGACAAGTGAAGTAATGTTatgaagatttttataaaaaccggCTCATGCAGTGGCGCCATTAGTAATGCGAGGCTCTGGACAGCAAATCTTTGCGAGGCCTTATTATTTGATTGTCGAAGGAAGCttatgtttgtttctttgtacCCCTTGCAATTGCGAGGCCCTGGACTATTGCCCCGTTAACCACTTCTTATCGCCGCGACTGTTCTCTTGATTTCCGAAATACTCatataaaacgaatattttcttctatttcgatttttttacaatatctaaattaattttcagGTTTTATGATAGCAACGCAATTCTTCTTTACATTATGCCTTATAGGCGTAATAGTATCAACGATTTTGGTCTTAATTTTCTTTCTCTGTTGCGGCCCAGATCAAAGTAGATTTGTGATTTTAATACGAAGTATTGGATACATCATGCTGGGTGCTGGTACGTAAAAAATCacgaaatatacaatataatatttgaataatataattgataagTATCGTTATTCTTACAGGTATTTGTGGCGTCATAGCGGTTATAATATTCGCGTGTTTGGGAAATACAGATGGTTGGATGCCAGACCATCCAAATAACTATTTAGGTacgttttaaacaataattttgcctGAATGATCTTATTTTATGTTGTAACTTTTATTGTAACAACGAgacatgtatataattttgcTTATAAGGTTGTTTATAATTGTGGCTTTCAAATCCAATAGTTTCAACtcccaaaataaaaactgttaatTCCTGAAACTGTAAATATTATCTGTAGTATAACAAAAACGTGATACTTAAGGaaattaagatgtttttataacaatttcagGTTGGTCGTTTGGATTAGGTGTTGTGGGGGCGGTGGCCTGCATTGTAACGTCCGCTCTTTTCTTAACCGAAGCCAATATTCAATACAAGAAACGCAACAAGCTAAAAGAGTCACAATCACGCTTTGAAATGGAGTATGAATCAAAAGCATAATTAAGCATGCGGTGTAAGTTGTATAGTCATGTCGATTGTGACTGAAAAACCAACGaatacacatttataattaaatagtctCTGACATAAGGAACTGCAAAAGTCTGTATAACTCTCCATGGCAGCCtatgtaatgttataaatgtaacattGTTAACATAGTTTTAGTTGAGATGTTTAGAAATGTTTGGCAGTTTATACATTCATATTCTAGGTTTAAATAAGTGACACCGCGAGAGCGAGAAAGGTCTATATGCCTGTAGTTGCATGTCTTTGGATTTCGACGATAGTAGCTTTGTTCTGCGCAAGcggaaaaattattataattttgaaatatttacgaaataacATCATAAGATTagaagaagcggcgatagcctagttgggtgtggaagggactgccaagacgaatgtccgcaggttcaaatcccaagggcactcacctctgacttttctaaaatcatgtgtgaattctttgtaaatttatcgttcgctttaacggtgaaggaaaacatcgtgaggaaacctgcacatctgagaagttccctataggaatttcgaaggtgtgtgaagtctaccaatccgcactaggccagcgtggtggactaaggcctaatccctctcagtagtagaggaggcccgtgctcagcagtgggcaagtatataatacagggctgatattattattattattatatcataagaTTTTATGTAACAGTTTAACATTTagcaataacatttaaattaatgaaatagttAACTGGACCTACTTAAATGACCGCATACATAAATGAGCtcagaaaatataatactatcTAATTGACAGCAAATCGAATATAGTTCGGCTACTactaaaaaatgcaaaaatacaAACACCTTCTCGATAAATGTATTAcacgttattatttttatttcaacttcgCATGTTGATCATTCTTGCACTCGCGGCCTAAAGTGTAATTTACTTTCAATTTATgaccaaatatttattacattataaaagtgGCATTTATAACAATGAATGTCATGTGTTCTATACGAGCTGTACCATAAGTGCctaaataatgtaacaaataaaaaaaaagtatcataAACCTTAAACttaggtattatattataattgaatgataTTGTGCCAgatgactaatatttatttagggaCTTGTTACACTACCTCCACACTTTTTTGACGAATATTCACGCGCGAATTatacacaatttaattttaacatgatAGTTATCTATctactttttattagttttaagtatCCTTTTTTGCATTCCATGATCTATTGTATCTATGATACTAACTACGATTTATTTTGAtctgattttatttcattagtaatgtattataatgttttgAGGTCTTATAAGtgcacaatttttaataatgtattgtttataaaaacattaagaacctataaaaatcttaataaacacGCCTTATTTATATGCTAACGAATGAATTATTCCGTACCTAATTTCAATCCGTCCATTTTTAAGTTGTAGTACGTAAGTTTTTTTACTATTGTGTAATGATACTGCcttaccaataaaattatactaaagtttttttttggtgtCATTTAACCTGTTTTAACCTTCAGTTGTGTGTAGAACAGATAGTCATAGGGCCAGCCTGAGCCATTGGGGTGCCATAGGCGAAAAACACGCTATTAAGTTGGCGCTTATCTTACAAGTTTATTTATCATATCTTATTTTTGTGCGTTACGAGGGAAACATTGAAACAGCTAAactgatttagatgaaatttggtttatGGATAGACCATGTACTGGTtaaacacataggctattttgtaatttttttccataGGGAAtaaaggcggcgatagcctagttgtttgtggaacggactgccaagacgaatgtccgcaggttcaaatggcaagggcacacacctctgacttttctaaaaactatgtgtgtattctttgtgaattatcgcttgctttaacggtgaaggaaaacatcgtgaggaaacctgcatatctgagaaattctctactaggaatttttgagggtgtgtaaagtctaccaacccgcactaggccagcgtggtggactaaggcccattcccactcagtagtagaggaggtccgtgcccaacagtgggacagtatataatacagggctgatatattattattattagtatagggaataaaggaatttaaatgtttttttttttaaatagatggcgctggtttACGCGTGGTTATAAATCGCTACTGTATTTTAGGGACATGTAGAGGTAAAGGCTTCATATGGGGCCAAACTCCAACACCTAgttgctatatattttaaatattatttttatggttagTATATaccatctatacttataaaatctttataaacttatattatagACTTTTAATTAGATCTCCTGTGTATTTGGattgtttatttagataaaaatctAGATTTAGTACTTAGATTTTTTGCAATTTGgtcatttttttcaaattctcaCACACATTTTGTATTTAGTGATTGGACGTTGAAATCAAGTAGGTACCTACCGATAGCTctttcgaatatatttttttataacggaCTTATATACAAAACTGCGTATAGAAGACGATTATATTTAGATTAGATGAAATTTTCAAGTAATTTGGGACATGGACACTGGCTACGCGCTTACCATAGGTAGTtactcataataataaaatatcaagagGGCTTAAGAGACTCGTGTGCAAAgtcgtaaaataaatacaaatttacgaCTGAATTCGCAGTCAGGGTTGCCAGCTTAGTGTATTTATCACAGTTAGTGGTTAAATCGGGTCTTTTTGGGTTTTGGAAGTGGGTGGTTATTGTTAGGGgattaattacaaataagtgGGACGTGACTATTAAGCcgtatacatttatttagaaaaataccCCATAATATAGTTATTGCTAGGTAAAATAACAGGGTAAGGTCgtgaaaaattttattatattaacccGATTTAAAAAAGATTTCCAAAAATGtcaagaatattttatacttgcGTGTACAACAAAATGGTCGcctaaaaatctgttttttagtggttttgTGAGTTGATAACACTGATCGTAACGACAACAAAGTTTtgacaattgacagttataagCGTTCAATAACTTGTGTTTTACTTGCCGATATAAATTTggtatattaagttattataagaCTTATTTCGACCTTTATTACCGATCGATTGTCATAAAAGACAAGCAGTAATAATGACTGCTGCCGACAATGAGTATCCGAAGGCATCCAGTAAGTAATTTCATGGGCACGCCCACTGGGCTATCGTCTGCTGTATTTGAAAGTTTATTGTATCTTATTACAATATAGtgatttaaattgtttagtGAGATATCTAAACCATCTCTTAGCTGTCGAAGACATCTTCATAGGATTTCCGATATCTGAATTAGCccatttaaaatacatagagcataaattatatatttaatgaaactgAAAGCCATACAAGTGACTAGatctttataaaatacagattaGAGTTGTTTATATTTAGCTTATGGCTTCAGGTATAAAGTCT harbors:
- the LOC115448987 gene encoding uncharacterized protein LOC115448987, whose product is MKNRSLAGNCGIGVFVIALVTVALAFGTPSWLVSDSRIRSARLDRLGLWNYCFRSLPDPLDQYQRRFFVGCRWVYDPFTTGYDKIRGYLLPGFMIATQFFFTLCLIGVIVSTILVLIFFLCCGPDQSRFVILIRSIGYIMLGAGICGVIAVIIFACLGNTDGWMPDHPNNYLGWSFGLGVVGAVACIVTSALFLTEANIQYKKRNKLKESQSRFEMEYESKA